A section of the Mycolicibacterium anyangense genome encodes:
- a CDS encoding WXG100 family type VII secretion target, giving the protein MSGDNGVLKVDPAALRGVCEALTAGAQHLQAGLRSLDTDAQQVLGTWEGSAGTSYGAAWRQWHDGSLKVQQALATIAERLGQAGQAFDAHEQAAATQLGSVHRG; this is encoded by the coding sequence ATGAGTGGGGATAATGGCGTCTTGAAGGTGGACCCTGCGGCCCTGCGTGGGGTGTGTGAGGCCCTGACCGCCGGGGCGCAGCATCTGCAGGCGGGTCTGCGCAGCCTGGACACCGATGCCCAGCAGGTGCTCGGCACGTGGGAAGGATCAGCGGGGACGTCGTACGGTGCTGCCTGGCGGCAATGGCACGACGGCTCGCTCAAGGTGCAGCAGGCTTTGGCGACGATTGCTGAGCGGCTCGGCCAGGCAGGACAGGCGTTCGACGCTCATGAGCAGGCCGCGGCGACACAGCTGGGGAGCGTGCATCGTGGCTGA
- the lpqB gene encoding MtrAB system accessory lipoprotein LpqB produces MTRRLLTAVLVGLVALMIGGCAGVPNSSAPQAIGTVERPQPKSLPKPTPGMDPDQLLREFLKATADPANRHLAARQFLTESASSAWDDQGSALLIDKVVFIETRTVDRVSVTMKADILGSLSDIGVFETADGQLPDPGPIELVQTADGWRINKLPNGVFLDWQQFQATYKRNTLYFVDPTGKTVVPDPRYVAVSDSDQLATELVTKLIGGPRPEMAKTVRNLMGAPLKMIGPVSRADGGKTGIGKGYGGARIELENLTTTDPHSRQLLAAQIIWTLARSDIKGPYVINADGAALDDRFADGWSTTDVAATDPGVVDGASAGVHALIGGSMVSLDGQRATPVPGSFGSMNSQVSASLSRTGRAIASVVALRPGAPDMASSLWIGPNGGAAAQATDSRSLTRPSWALDDAVWVVVDGNSVVRVIQEEASGQPARIPVDSAAVTSRFPGAITELQLSRDGTRAAMVINGQVILAGVEQTPVGEFALTYPRRLGFGLGASVVSLSWRTGDDMVVTRTDPAHPVSYVNLDGVNSDGPSGNVSMPVTAVAANPAAVYVSDARGVLQLSGTNGENGQTWSDVRPFMVGGAVPVLPG; encoded by the coding sequence GTGACACGCCGGTTGCTGACCGCTGTTCTGGTCGGCCTGGTCGCCCTGATGATCGGTGGTTGTGCCGGCGTCCCGAATTCCTCAGCGCCGCAAGCGATCGGGACCGTCGAAAGGCCCCAGCCCAAGAGCCTGCCCAAACCCACCCCGGGCATGGACCCCGACCAGCTGTTGCGGGAATTCCTCAAGGCGACCGCCGACCCGGCCAACCGGCATCTGGCCGCGCGGCAGTTCCTCACCGAGTCGGCCTCCAGCGCGTGGGACGACCAGGGCAGCGCTCTGTTGATCGACAAGGTGGTGTTCATCGAAACCCGCACCGTGGACCGGGTTTCGGTGACCATGAAGGCTGACATCCTGGGCTCGCTGTCCGACATCGGGGTTTTCGAGACCGCTGACGGTCAACTGCCCGACCCCGGACCCATCGAGCTGGTCCAGACTGCCGACGGATGGCGCATCAACAAGCTGCCCAACGGTGTGTTCCTGGACTGGCAGCAGTTCCAGGCTACCTACAAGCGCAACACGCTGTACTTCGTCGATCCGACCGGCAAGACCGTCGTGCCCGACCCGCGCTACGTCGCGGTGTCCGACTCCGATCAGCTCGCCACCGAACTGGTGACCAAACTCATCGGCGGCCCACGGCCCGAGATGGCCAAGACGGTGCGCAACTTGATGGGCGCGCCGCTGAAGATGATCGGTCCGGTAAGCCGGGCCGACGGCGGGAAGACCGGCATCGGCAAGGGCTACGGCGGCGCACGCATCGAACTGGAGAACCTGACCACCACCGACCCGCACAGTCGGCAACTGCTTGCCGCACAGATCATTTGGACGCTGGCCCGTTCGGATATCAAGGGGCCGTATGTCATCAACGCTGACGGGGCCGCACTCGACGACCGGTTCGCCGACGGGTGGAGCACCACTGATGTGGCGGCCACCGACCCCGGTGTGGTGGACGGCGCCTCGGCGGGTGTGCACGCGTTGATCGGCGGGTCGATGGTGTCGCTGGACGGTCAGCGCGCCACCCCGGTGCCGGGGTCGTTCGGCTCGATGAACTCTCAGGTCTCGGCGTCGCTGTCGCGCACCGGGCGTGCCATCGCCTCGGTGGTGGCGCTGCGACCGGGCGCGCCGGACATGGCGTCGTCGTTGTGGATCGGACCCAATGGCGGTGCTGCTGCCCAGGCGACCGACTCGCGGTCGCTGACCCGGCCGTCGTGGGCGCTGGACGACGCGGTGTGGGTGGTGGTCGACGGCAACAGTGTGGTGCGGGTGATCCAGGAGGAGGCCTCCGGTCAACCCGCCCGCATCCCCGTCGATTCCGCAGCGGTGACCTCTAGATTCCCCGGCGCCATCACCGAGTTGCAGCTGTCCCGCGACGGCACCCGCGCCGCGATGGTGATCAATGGACAGGTGATCCTCGCCGGCGTGGAGCAGACGCCGGTCGGCGAGTTCGCGCTGACCTATCCGCGCCGACTGGGCTTCGGTCTGGGAGCGTCGGTGGTGTCGCTGTCCTGGCGCACCGGTGACGACATGGTGGTCACCCGCACCGACCCGGCTCATCCGGTGTCGTATGTGAACCTCGACGGGGTGAACTCCGACGGGCCCAGCGGCAATGTGTCGATGCCGGTGACCGCGGTGGCCGCGAATCCGGCGGCGGTGTACGTCTCCGATGCCCGCGGTGTGCTGCAACTGTCCGGAACGAATGGCGAGAACGGCCAAACCTGGTCGGATGTCCGGCCTTTCATGGTGGGCGGTGCCGTCCCGGTGTTGCCGGGCTGA
- the ahcY gene encoding adenosylhomocysteinase produces MSELTADTRNGIDFKVADLSLAEFGRKEIRLAEHEMPGLMSLRREYADVLPLKGARISGSLHMTVQTAVLIETLVALGAEVRWASCNIFSTQDHAAAAVVVGPYGTPEEPQGTPVFAWKGETLEEYWWAAEQMLTWPGEPANMILDDGGDATMMVLRGAEYERAGVVPPIEDDHSAEWKVFLTVLRERFETDKNKWSTIAESVKGVTEETTTGVLRLYQFAAAGELAFPAINVNDSVTKSKFDNKYGTRHSLIDGINRGTDVLIGGKNVLICGYGDVGKGCAESLKGQGARVAVTEIDPINALQALMEGFDVVTVEEAIANADIVITSTGNKDIITLDHMKAMKDKAILGNIGHFDNEIDMAALERSGAKRINIKPQVDEWVFDSGKSIIVLSEGRLLNLGNATGHPSFVMSNSFSNQVIAQIELWTKNDEYDNEVYRLPKHLDEKVARIHVEALGGSLTKLTKDQAEYIGVDVEGPYKPEHYRY; encoded by the coding sequence ATGTCTGAACTGACTGCCGACACCCGCAACGGCATCGATTTCAAGGTCGCCGACCTGTCCCTGGCCGAGTTCGGCCGCAAGGAGATCCGGCTCGCTGAGCACGAGATGCCCGGCCTGATGTCGCTGCGCCGCGAATACGCCGACGTGCTGCCGCTCAAGGGTGCGCGCATCTCCGGTTCGCTGCACATGACCGTACAGACCGCCGTGCTCATCGAGACGCTGGTCGCGCTCGGTGCCGAGGTCCGCTGGGCCTCCTGCAACATCTTCTCCACCCAGGACCACGCAGCCGCGGCCGTCGTCGTCGGCCCGTACGGCACCCCCGAGGAGCCGCAGGGCACCCCGGTGTTCGCCTGGAAGGGCGAGACGCTGGAGGAGTACTGGTGGGCTGCCGAGCAGATGCTGACCTGGCCGGGTGAGCCCGCGAACATGATCCTCGACGACGGCGGCGACGCCACCATGATGGTGCTGCGCGGTGCCGAGTACGAGCGGGCCGGTGTGGTGCCGCCGATCGAGGACGACCACTCCGCGGAGTGGAAGGTCTTCCTGACCGTGCTGCGCGAGCGGTTCGAGACGGATAAGAACAAGTGGTCCACGATCGCCGAGTCGGTCAAGGGCGTCACCGAGGAGACCACCACCGGTGTGCTGCGCCTCTACCAGTTCGCCGCGGCGGGTGAGCTCGCTTTCCCGGCGATCAACGTCAACGACTCGGTGACCAAGAGCAAGTTCGACAACAAGTACGGCACCCGGCACTCGCTGATCGACGGCATCAACCGCGGCACCGACGTCCTCATCGGCGGTAAGAACGTGCTGATCTGCGGCTACGGCGACGTCGGCAAGGGCTGCGCGGAGTCCCTCAAGGGGCAGGGCGCCCGGGTAGCGGTCACCGAGATCGATCCGATCAACGCACTGCAGGCCCTGATGGAGGGCTTCGACGTGGTGACGGTCGAGGAGGCCATCGCCAACGCCGACATCGTCATCACCTCGACCGGCAACAAGGACATCATCACCCTCGATCACATGAAGGCGATGAAGGACAAGGCCATCCTGGGCAACATCGGCCACTTCGACAACGAGATCGACATGGCCGCCCTGGAGCGCTCCGGTGCCAAGCGGATCAACATCAAGCCGCAGGTCGACGAGTGGGTGTTCGACAGCGGCAAGTCGATCATCGTGCTGTCCGAAGGTCGGCTGCTCAACTTGGGCAATGCCACCGGACACCCGTCGTTCGTGATGAGCAACAGCTTCTCCAACCAGGTGATCGCCCAGATCGAACTGTGGACCAAGAACGACGAGTACGACAACGAGGTCTACCGGCTGCCCAAGCACCTCGACGAGAAGGTGGCCCGCATCCACGTCGAAGCCCTCGGTGGTTCGCTGACCAAGCTGACCAAGGACCAGGCCGAGTACATCGGCGTCGATGTCGAGGGCCCGTACAAGCCGGAGCACTACCGGTACTAG
- the mtrA gene encoding two-component system response regulator MtrA, whose amino-acid sequence MDTMRQRILVVDDDPSLAEMLTIVLRGEGFDTAVIGDGSQALTAVRELRPDLVLLDLMLPGMNGIDVCRVLRADSGVPIVMLTAKTDTVDVVLGLESGADDYVMKPFKPKELVARVRARLRRNEDEPAEMLSIADIDIDVPAHKVTRNGEQISLTPLEFDLLVALARKPRQVFTRDVLLEQVWGYRHPADTRLVNVHVQRLRAKVEKDPENPQVVLTVRGVGYKAGPP is encoded by the coding sequence ATGGACACCATGAGGCAAAGGATTCTGGTTGTCGACGACGATCCGTCGCTGGCCGAGATGCTCACCATCGTGTTGCGGGGTGAGGGTTTCGACACCGCGGTCATCGGCGACGGTTCGCAGGCGCTGACGGCGGTGCGCGAGCTGCGCCCCGACCTGGTGTTGCTGGACCTCATGCTGCCCGGCATGAACGGTATCGACGTGTGCCGCGTGCTGCGCGCGGACTCCGGTGTGCCGATCGTGATGCTCACCGCCAAGACCGACACGGTCGACGTGGTGCTGGGCTTGGAGTCCGGCGCCGACGACTACGTGATGAAGCCCTTCAAGCCGAAGGAGCTGGTGGCGCGGGTGCGCGCACGGTTGCGTCGCAACGAGGACGAGCCGGCCGAGATGCTGTCGATCGCCGATATCGACATCGACGTGCCCGCACACAAGGTGACCCGCAACGGTGAGCAGATTTCGCTGACACCGCTGGAGTTCGACCTGCTGGTGGCGCTGGCACGCAAACCGCGCCAGGTGTTTACTCGAGATGTGCTGCTCGAACAGGTGTGGGGCTACCGTCACCCCGCGGACACCCGTTTGGTGAACGTGCATGTCCAGCGGTTGCGGGCCAAGGTCGAGAAGGACCCGGAGAACCCGCAGGTGGTGCTGACCGTTCGAGGAGTGGGATACAAGGCCGGCCCGCCGTGA
- a CDS encoding WXG100 family type VII secretion target, which produces MAEAFAVDLDGLADLIERMAEYQRVVDSMLEECDVVVAQLHTQWEGVASESHAAVHQQWKEGADLMRHALAQLRSAGSHAHTSYTGAVEANLKIWG; this is translated from the coding sequence GTGGCTGAGGCATTCGCCGTCGATCTCGACGGGCTCGCCGACCTCATCGAGCGCATGGCCGAGTACCAACGAGTGGTCGACTCCATGTTGGAGGAGTGCGATGTCGTGGTGGCGCAACTGCACACGCAGTGGGAGGGGGTTGCCAGCGAGTCGCATGCCGCTGTGCATCAGCAGTGGAAGGAGGGAGCCGACCTGATGCGGCACGCGCTGGCGCAGCTGCGTTCGGCAGGTTCACATGCCCACACGTCCTACACCGGCGCGGTCGAGGCGAATCTGAAGATCTGGGGCTGA
- a CDS encoding dTMP kinase, translating to MLIVIEGLDGAGKRTLTRGLQQAFEADGRSVTTLAFPRYGDSVHADLASEALHGRHGDLAESVYAMAVLFALDRAAAKDLVADLGARYDVVILDRYVASNAAYSAARLHQGASGEVVSWVGDLEYGRFALPRPDRQLLLDASVELAAQRARQRAEQESDRARDAYERDDGLQQRTGAVYAELAAANWGGPWSVIAPDVDPIELSRSLHAG from the coding sequence GTGCTGATCGTCATCGAGGGCCTCGACGGGGCCGGCAAGCGCACGCTGACCCGCGGCTTGCAACAGGCCTTCGAAGCCGACGGCAGGTCGGTGACCACGCTGGCGTTCCCGCGCTACGGCGACTCGGTCCACGCCGATCTGGCCAGCGAGGCATTGCACGGCCGGCATGGCGATCTCGCCGAATCCGTCTACGCCATGGCGGTGCTGTTCGCACTGGACCGGGCCGCCGCTAAGGATCTGGTCGCGGATCTCGGCGCGCGCTACGACGTCGTCATCCTGGACCGTTACGTCGCCTCCAATGCCGCCTACAGCGCTGCGCGGCTGCACCAGGGTGCCTCGGGAGAGGTGGTGTCGTGGGTGGGTGACCTCGAATACGGGCGGTTCGCGCTGCCGCGGCCCGACCGGCAGCTGCTGCTCGACGCCTCCGTGGAGCTCGCCGCCCAGCGCGCCCGGCAGCGCGCTGAGCAGGAATCCGACCGCGCCCGGGACGCCTACGAGCGAGACGACGGGCTGCAGCAGCGCACCGGGGCCGTCTACGCCGAGTTGGCCGCCGCCAACTGGGGCGGTCCGTGGTCGGTGATCGCCCCCGACGTCGACCCGATTGAGCTCTCCCGGTCGTTGCACGCAGGCTAA
- the mtrB gene encoding MtrAB system histidine kinase MtrB, whose amino-acid sequence MIRARVRGPWGRSGPLVRGTSTLSRAIAQIWRRSLQLRVVVLTLGLSLAVILVLGFVLTSQITNRVLDVKVHAATEEIDRARNTVSGIVSGEEARSLDSSLQLARNTLISKTGQSSGAALAGTFDAVLMVPGDGPRAATAAGPVEQIPKSLRDFVKAGQVSYQYSTVRTESFSGPALLIGTPVPARVPNLELYLVFPLNSEESTITLVRGTMATGGLVLLVLLAGIALLISRQVVLPVRSASRIAERFAEGHLSERMPVRGEDDMARLGVSFNDMAESLQRQITQLEEFGNLQRRFTSDVSHELRTPLTTVRMAADLIYDHSEELDPALRRSIELMVNELDRFETLLNDLLEISRHDAGVAELSVEAVDLRSTVNKALGNVGHLADDAGIELQVELPEQEVIAEVDPRRVERILRNLIANAIDHAERKPVLIRMAADEDTVAVTVRDFGVGLRPGEEKLVFSRFWRSDPSRVRRSGGTGLGLAISIEDARLHQGRLEAWGEPGKGACFRLTLPLVRGHKVTTSPLPLKPVATPRLEGRKEQRQLRQREPAQESV is encoded by the coding sequence ATGATTCGAGCTCGTGTTCGCGGTCCCTGGGGGCGTTCGGGCCCCCTGGTTCGGGGCACGAGCACGCTGAGCCGGGCCATCGCGCAGATCTGGCGCCGGTCGCTTCAGTTGCGTGTCGTCGTGCTGACGTTGGGTCTGTCGCTGGCCGTCATCCTGGTTCTCGGTTTCGTGCTGACCAGTCAGATCACCAACCGGGTGCTCGACGTGAAAGTGCATGCCGCCACCGAGGAGATCGACCGGGCGCGCAACACCGTCAGTGGCATCGTCAGCGGTGAAGAGGCGCGTTCCCTGGACAGCAGCCTGCAGCTGGCCCGCAACACCCTGATCTCCAAGACCGGCCAATCCTCGGGTGCCGCGCTGGCGGGCACGTTCGACGCGGTGCTGATGGTTCCCGGTGACGGGCCGCGGGCGGCGACGGCGGCAGGTCCCGTCGAGCAGATCCCGAAGTCCTTGCGAGACTTCGTCAAAGCCGGCCAGGTGAGCTACCAGTACTCGACCGTGCGGACCGAATCGTTCTCCGGGCCGGCGCTGCTGATCGGTACCCCGGTGCCGGCCAGGGTCCCGAATCTTGAGCTCTACCTGGTGTTCCCGCTCAACAGCGAGGAAAGCACCATCACCCTGGTACGCGGCACCATGGCCACCGGCGGTCTGGTGCTACTGGTGCTGCTGGCCGGGATCGCGCTGCTGATCTCGCGGCAGGTGGTGCTGCCGGTGCGGTCGGCGTCCCGGATCGCCGAGCGGTTCGCCGAAGGGCACCTGTCCGAGCGGATGCCGGTGCGCGGCGAGGACGATATGGCCCGTCTCGGGGTGTCGTTCAACGACATGGCCGAAAGCCTGCAGCGTCAGATCACTCAGCTCGAAGAGTTCGGTAACCTGCAGCGCCGCTTCACCTCCGACGTCAGCCACGAACTGCGCACACCGCTGACTACGGTGCGGATGGCCGCCGACCTGATCTATGACCACTCCGAGGAGCTCGACCCGGCGCTGAGGCGCTCCATCGAGCTGATGGTCAACGAGTTGGACCGGTTCGAGACGCTGCTCAACGATCTGCTGGAGATCTCCCGGCACGACGCCGGTGTCGCCGAGCTGTCAGTGGAGGCCGTCGACCTGCGCTCGACGGTCAACAAAGCGCTGGGCAATGTCGGGCATCTGGCCGATGACGCCGGTATCGAACTTCAGGTCGAACTGCCCGAGCAGGAAGTCATCGCCGAGGTGGATCCCCGCCGCGTCGAACGCATCCTGCGCAACCTGATCGCCAACGCGATCGACCATGCCGAACGCAAGCCGGTGCTGATCCGGATGGCCGCCGACGAGGACACCGTCGCCGTCACCGTCCGGGACTTCGGTGTCGGGTTGCGCCCGGGCGAGGAGAAGCTGGTGTTCAGCCGGTTCTGGCGCTCGGACCCGTCACGGGTGCGTCGCTCCGGCGGAACCGGGTTGGGGCTGGCCATCAGCATCGAAGACGCGCGGCTGCACCAGGGCCGGCTGGAGGCGTGGGGTGAACCCGGCAAGGGCGCCTGCTTCCGGCTGACCCTGCCCCTGGTGCGTGGCCACAAGGTGACCACCAGCCCGCTGCCGCTGAAACCCGTTGCCACGCCGCGCCTGGAGGGCCGCAAGGAGCAACGTCAACTCCGGCAGCGCGAACCCGCGCAGGAGAGCGTGTGA
- a CDS encoding lipase family protein: MRLRLLVVIVCAATLFAPVAHADRNWDPNYNEDQYTEFYTPPNPIPPALQPGDVVRSEPSRLVLEPSGQLGAIMASGTRVMYRSTDGRGHPDVVTGTYFEPFNDWPGRGPRPLIVYGPGTQGQGDQCAPSRQFNQGIHWAPFLDFTFNYEEMFVATMVARGFAVFMTDYEGLGTIGVMHTYVNRLSEGHAMLDGARAAMRLANTSLNPHGPVAFWGYSQGGGAAASAAELASAYAPEEHVVGSYAGAPPADLKELFPYADGSALVGVVGYALNSVIAAYPEHADEIRATLTPRGEDLLAKVADQCIAETATKFMFRHLQPYFNRDITELVNSEPFSSLFDEQRIGRLKPNAPVLINSNRYDPLVPWTAANQLGRGWCAQGADVEFRTNEEPPFLNKMVVNHALPMLVDGEAAMQWIADRFNGEPTTPNCGQF, from the coding sequence ATGAGATTGCGGTTGCTCGTTGTAATTGTCTGCGCCGCAACATTGTTCGCGCCGGTCGCGCATGCCGACCGCAATTGGGACCCGAACTACAACGAAGACCAATACACCGAGTTCTACACCCCGCCGAACCCGATTCCCCCTGCGCTGCAGCCGGGTGACGTGGTGCGCAGCGAGCCGTCGCGGCTGGTGCTCGAGCCGTCCGGACAGCTCGGCGCGATCATGGCCAGCGGCACCCGCGTCATGTACCGCAGTACCGACGGCCGGGGCCACCCCGACGTGGTCACCGGCACCTACTTCGAGCCTTTCAACGACTGGCCGGGCCGTGGGCCGCGGCCGCTGATCGTCTACGGTCCGGGCACCCAGGGGCAGGGCGATCAGTGCGCACCGTCGCGACAGTTCAACCAGGGCATCCACTGGGCGCCGTTCCTCGATTTCACGTTCAACTACGAGGAGATGTTCGTCGCGACCATGGTGGCCCGCGGCTTTGCCGTCTTCATGACCGACTACGAGGGCCTGGGCACCATCGGCGTGATGCACACCTACGTCAATCGGCTCTCCGAAGGCCACGCCATGCTCGACGGCGCGCGGGCGGCGATGCGACTGGCGAACACGTCACTGAATCCTCATGGGCCAGTGGCTTTCTGGGGTTATTCGCAAGGTGGCGGTGCGGCGGCCTCGGCGGCCGAGCTGGCCTCGGCCTACGCCCCCGAGGAACATGTCGTGGGTAGCTATGCCGGCGCCCCGCCCGCCGACCTCAAGGAGCTGTTCCCCTACGCCGACGGCAGTGCGCTGGTGGGCGTGGTCGGGTACGCGCTGAACTCGGTGATCGCCGCCTACCCCGAGCATGCCGACGAGATCCGGGCCACCCTGACCCCGCGGGGTGAGGATCTGCTGGCCAAGGTCGCCGACCAATGCATCGCCGAGACGGCGACCAAGTTCATGTTTCGGCACCTGCAGCCCTACTTCAACCGGGACATCACCGAACTGGTTAATTCCGAACCCTTTTCGAGCCTGTTCGACGAGCAGCGGATCGGCCGGCTCAAGCCGAACGCGCCGGTGCTGATCAACAGCAACCGCTACGACCCGTTGGTGCCATGGACGGCGGCCAACCAGCTCGGGCGCGGCTGGTGCGCGCAGGGGGCCGACGTCGAGTTCCGCACCAACGAGGAACCGCCGTTCCTGAACAAGATGGTGGTCAACCACGCCCTGCCGATGCTCGTCGACGGCGAGGCTGCGATGCAGTGGATCGCCGACCGGTTCAACGGCGAGCCGACCACACCGAACTGCGGACAGTTCTGA
- a CDS encoding TetR family transcriptional regulator translates to MREELLTKDWSAITLSDVARTAGISRQTIYNEFGSRQGLAQGYALRLADRLVDAIDDAITSNVGNVNAAFSEGFRMFFTESAADPLVVSLLTGVAKPDLLQMITTDSAPIITRASERLTTAFINSWVGASDEDAGVLARAIVRLAMSYISMPPEANHDVAADLARLMTPFAERYGVIDIP, encoded by the coding sequence ATGCGTGAGGAACTGCTGACCAAGGACTGGTCGGCGATCACGCTGTCCGATGTCGCCCGCACCGCCGGCATCAGCAGGCAGACCATCTACAACGAGTTCGGCTCCCGGCAGGGGCTGGCGCAGGGGTACGCCCTGCGGTTGGCCGACCGGCTGGTCGATGCCATCGACGACGCGATCACCTCGAACGTGGGCAACGTCAACGCCGCGTTCTCCGAGGGCTTCCGGATGTTCTTCACCGAGTCGGCAGCCGATCCGCTGGTGGTCTCGCTGCTGACCGGTGTGGCCAAGCCGGATCTGCTGCAGATGATCACCACCGACAGTGCCCCGATCATCACCCGGGCATCCGAGCGGCTCACCACTGCGTTCATCAACAGCTGGGTCGGGGCCAGCGACGAAGACGCCGGGGTGCTGGCCCGGGCGATCGTCCGGCTGGCGATGAGCTACATCTCCATGCCGCCGGAAGCCAACCACGACGTCGCCGCCGACCTAGCCCGTTTGATGACGCCGTTCGCCGAACGCTACGGTGTTATCGATATTCCCTAG